In Tenrec ecaudatus isolate mTenEca1 chromosome 5, mTenEca1.hap1, whole genome shotgun sequence, the following are encoded in one genomic region:
- the BRK1 gene encoding protein BRICK1: MAGQEDPVQREIHQDWANREYIEVITSSIKKITDFLNSFDMSCRSRLATLNEKLTALERRIEYIEARVTKGETLT, translated from the exons ATGGCGGGACAGGAGGATCCGGTGCAGCGGGAGATTCACCAGGACTGGGCGAACCGAGAGTACATTGAGGTCATCACCAGCAGCATCAAGAAAATCACGGACTTTCTCAACTCGTTCG ATATGTCGTGTCGTTCAAGACTCGCGACGCTAAACGAGAAGTTGACAGCCCTTGAGCGAAGAATAGAGTACATTGAAGCTCGG GTCACAAAAGGTGAGACTCTCACCTAG